Within Bifidobacterium dentium JCM 1195 = DSM 20436, the genomic segment ACCAAGGTCAGCAACGGTGTGGCCGAAGGCGTGCCGACCACCGATGCGGTCGTGGCCTTGGGCAAGCAATACGGCGTGGCCACCCCGCTCGCCACCGCCATGAGCCACGTGCTCTCCGACGGCATCTCCTGTGCCCAGATGCTCTCCGAACTCTTCGATGAAGGCATCAGCGAAGAGTAAGAAGACGGAGTAAGCGGCGAATAGTATGCTGGTGTGGTAAACGCAAAGGCTAGTCAAAGGGCGGAACATGGCTAAGAAGCGCATTGTGGTGATGTATGGCGGCAAGGCCGATGAGCATTCGATTTCGTGCATCTCCACCGCAGGAGTGCTGCGTGCGCTGGATGTGGAGAAGTTCGAGGCGATTCCGGTCGGCATCACCAAAACCGGCCAGTGGATCGTCGACGGTGAGGATCCGCGCGGCTGGAACATGAGCGAAGGCATGCCAATCGTCAGGAAAACCGATACCGCCAAGGACGTGGTGCTTGACGTGGCTCTCGGCCAAGACGGTTTCTTCGCGCGTGAGGCCGACGGTACGCTGACCTCCCTTGGCCATGTGGACGCGGTGTTGCCGGTGCTGCACGGTCCGTATGGCGAGGACGGCACCATCCAAGGTCTGTTCGAAATGATGAACGTGCCGTACGTGGGTTGCGGTGTGTTCGCCTCCGCCGCTTGCATGGACAAGCACTATACGAAGGTGCTGCTGGCTGCCGCCGGCATTCCGGTCGCCCCCGGCATTACGTTGGATGCACGCGATTGCGATGCAGCTTGCGCATTTGCCGCAAACGGCGAAACGATGTTGGCCGCGGTACAGGCTGCGGGATTGCGGTATCCGCTGTTCGTCAAGCCGTCCCGTGCCGGTTCCAGCTTCGGCGTGACCAAGGTGGAACGCGAGGGTGACGCCGCCGAACTGGCCGCCGCCGTATTCGAAGCATCCCACCATGATTGGCGTGTGCTGGTCGAGCAAGGCATCGACGCTCGTGAGATCGAATGTGCGGTGCTGTGCCCGAAAGCCGGCGACGAACCGCGTGCCAGCTGGCCGGGTGAGATTGTGCTTGACAAGCGTGCCGGCGGCGACGATCAGTTCTACGATTTCGACAGCAAATACATGGACGCCGAGGCGAGCCATGTGGAAGTGCCTGCGGCCCTGCCTCAGGAGACGCTCGAACTGGTGCGTGAAACCGCGAAGAAGGCGTTCAAAGCGGTCGATGGCACAGGCCTAAGCCGTGTGGACACGTTCGTGACGGCCGATGGCAAGGTGATGGTCAACGAAATCAACACCATGCCGGGCTTCACGCCGATTTCCATGTATCCCAAGGCGTGGGACGCCACAGGCGTAAGCTATACCGATCTGATCTCCACCCTCATCGAAGGCGTGCTGGAGTAGTCGACCGGCGAAGTCGGCACGACAGGTTTACCGGAAATTTGCCGAAGTGACATGGAAATATTCCTAAATATTGCTTCGGCTTCACTGTAACGACAGCCCGGCGTTAATCATCATCGTTAAGTTCCTTGTTGTCAGTACGAAGAAAGACAACAAGGAAAGACATGATTTCTCTGCGTAAGTTCGCCGCCGGCTCGATCGCCGCCGTGCTCGCATTCTCCATGGCCGCCTGCGGCTCGAGCAGCAACAGTTCCTCTGAAACCAGCGGCAAGGCCGTGAGCGTGGACGAGAAGTCCGCCTCCGCCACCTCACTTGAAGACTTCGGCACCATGGACGATCTCGTGGCCGCCGCCGAAAAGGAAGGCGCGCTCAACGTCATCGCCCTGCCTCACAACTGGTCCAACTATGGTGAGGTCATCAACGGCTTCAAGAAGAAGTATCCGAAGATCAAGGTCAACGAACAGAACCCGAACGCATCCTCCAAGGAGGAAGTGGACGCCGGCAAGACCAACAAGGGCACCGACGCCGCCCCGGACGTGTATGATCTCGGCTTGGCGGTGGCCTCCACCAGCACCGACAACTTCGCCTCCTACAAGGTGCAGGCCTGGGACAAGATTCCGGACTCCGCCAAGGATAAGGACGGCAAGTACTACGCCGACTACACCGGCATCATGTCGATCGGCTGGAATGCCGACAAGTACGGTGACATCAACTCCATCGACGATCTGACCGATGCGAAATTCGCCGGAACCGTGGCCCTGAATGGCAAGCCCGCCGAAGCCGGCGCCGCATTCAACGGCTACCTGATGATCAACC encodes:
- a CDS encoding D-alanine--D-alanine ligase family protein, whose amino-acid sequence is MAKKRIVVMYGGKADEHSISCISTAGVLRALDVEKFEAIPVGITKTGQWIVDGEDPRGWNMSEGMPIVRKTDTAKDVVLDVALGQDGFFAREADGTLTSLGHVDAVLPVLHGPYGEDGTIQGLFEMMNVPYVGCGVFASAACMDKHYTKVLLAAAGIPVAPGITLDARDCDAACAFAANGETMLAAVQAAGLRYPLFVKPSRAGSSFGVTKVEREGDAAELAAAVFEASHHDWRVLVEQGIDAREIECAVLCPKAGDEPRASWPGEIVLDKRAGGDDQFYDFDSKYMDAEASHVEVPAALPQETLELVRETAKKAFKAVDGTGLSRVDTFVTADGKVMVNEINTMPGFTPISMYPKAWDATGVSYTDLISTLIEGVLE
- a CDS encoding ABC transporter substrate-binding protein translates to MISLRKFAAGSIAAVLAFSMAACGSSSNSSSETSGKAVSVDEKSASATSLEDFGTMDDLVAAAEKEGALNVIALPHNWSNYGEVINGFKKKYPKIKVNEQNPNASSKEEVDAGKTNKGTDAAPDVYDLGLAVASTSTDNFASYKVQAWDKIPDSAKDKDGKYYADYTGIMSIGWNADKYGDINSIDDLTDAKFAGTVALNGKPAEAGAAFNGYLMINQLAGGDIDNLQPGLDFFKKLKDCGNLTTVDVTDGTIDSGQTGVVMDWTYNQASYQKSLKEKGVNWKYKTFKNAQVVSYYNQAINVDAPHPAAARLWEEYLYSADAQNEWFKGGANPLLLDSMKEDGTVDQDTLKSAITIEGDPVSYTNEDSTRITEWLQNNWDKTIGN